The Pan troglodytes isolate AG18354 chromosome 1, NHGRI_mPanTro3-v2.0_pri, whole genome shotgun sequence genome includes a region encoding these proteins:
- the LOC469723 gene encoding chloride intracellular channel protein 4-like, translating to MRTVQRRTEPLIKLFIKAGTDGERTGNCPLSQRLFMILWLKGVVFSVTIADLKRRPADLQNLPLRTHPPFITFNNEVKTNVNKIEEFLEDIVCPPKYLELSPKHAESNTAGMDVFAKFSAYIKNSRPEANEALVKSLLKTLQKLNEYLNPLLPDEIDKNSREDITFSICKFPVGNEMTLADLLPKLHIVKVVAKRYHNFDIPERMTGIWSYLTNAYKRDEFTNTCPHGKKVEIAYSDVSKKLNK from the exons ATGAGGACTGTCCA gaggaggacaGAGCCCCTCATCAAGCTCTTCATCAAGGCTGGCACTGATGGTGAAAGGACAGGAAACTGCCCCCTTTCCCAGAGGCTATTCATGATTCTTTGGCTCAAAGGAGTTGTATTCAGTGTTACAATTGCTGACCTGAAAAGGAGGCCTGCAGACCTGCAAAACTTGCCCCTCAGGACCCACCCACCATTTATAACTTTCAACAATGAGGTCAAAACAAATGTAAATAAGATTGAGGAATTTCTTGAAGACATCGTATGCCCTCCCAAGTACTTAGAGCTTTCACCAAAACACGCAGAATCAAATACTGCTGGAATGGACGTCTTTGCCAAATTCTCTGCATATATCAAGAATTCAAGGCCAGAGGCTAATGAAGCACTGGTGAAGAGTCTCTTGAAAACCCTGCAGAAACTCAATGAATATCTGAATCCTCTCCTCCCTGATGAAATTGATAAAAATAGTAGGGAGGACATTACATTTTCTATATGTAAATTTCCGGTTGGCAATGAAATGACATTAGCTGACCTGCTGCCCAAACTGCATATTGTCAAGGTGGTGGCCAAAAGATATCACAACTTTGATATTCCAGAAAGAATGACTGGCATATGGAGCTATCTAACTAACGCATATAAAAGGGATGAGTTTACCAATACCTGTCCCCATGGTAAGAAGGTTGAAATAGCCTATAGTGATGTATCCAAAAAACTCAACAAGTAA